From Pseudoalteromonas rubra, one genomic window encodes:
- a CDS encoding outer membrane beta-barrel protein, translated as MNKHILGLLLATASLGTQAAELSKSYLEVGYGESSLDGAPSGSDPQGFIVAGSYEFANGIFMGLKIDQHSDSLDVFDDLLGDDYDVDETTFNLGYILRKTSHGRLAVGAQLGEFEVSARRINSTIDTRRIYGEYEHVFSKRVSGFAQLGYETLDFPSPIGNEDGVYLNAGIQFSFTDHSGVILEYTNGVDYTQTEVKYRYTF; from the coding sequence GTGAATAAGCATATTTTAGGTCTATTACTGGCAACAGCATCTTTGGGTACTCAGGCAGCCGAGCTTAGCAAAAGCTACCTTGAAGTAGGTTATGGTGAGTCTAGCCTGGATGGCGCACCAAGTGGCTCAGATCCGCAGGGCTTTATCGTAGCTGGCAGTTATGAGTTTGCCAATGGCATTTTTATGGGCCTGAAAATCGATCAACACTCAGATAGCCTGGATGTGTTTGACGACTTACTTGGCGACGATTACGACGTTGATGAAACTACATTCAATTTAGGTTACATTCTGCGCAAGACCAGTCATGGCCGTCTGGCTGTGGGTGCTCAGCTTGGTGAATTCGAAGTATCAGCCCGACGCATAAACTCGACCATTGATACGCGCCGCATTTACGGTGAATACGAGCATGTATTCAGCAAACGCGTTAGTGGATTTGCTCAGCTCGGATACGAAACGCTGGACTTCCCAAGCCCGATTGGAAACGAAGACGGTGTCTATTTAAATGCTGGTATCCAGTTTAGCTTCACTGATCACTCAGGTGTTATCCTGGAATACACCAATGGTGTGGATTACACCCAAACCGAAGTGAAGTACCGCTACACTTTCTGA
- a CDS encoding bactofilin family protein: MFNKKKTSLPFSLISPDTTITGNIQCDGEIQIDGKVVGDLRVTQLIIGETGVVEGNIIANQVQVRGQVQGGISADSVTLEPSARVTGDIAHDTLCIQAGAQIQGQLNHRAEQSNVTPLDKASEG, translated from the coding sequence GTGTTCAATAAAAAGAAAACTTCACTTCCTTTCTCGCTCATTTCTCCCGACACCACAATCACAGGTAACATCCAGTGTGATGGTGAAATTCAAATCGATGGCAAAGTGGTTGGCGATCTACGAGTGACCCAGCTAATCATTGGTGAAACGGGTGTCGTCGAGGGGAATATCATTGCAAACCAGGTTCAGGTCCGAGGACAAGTACAAGGCGGGATCAGCGCTGACAGCGTTACGCTTGAACCCAGTGCCAGGGTCACCGGTGATATTGCACATGATACTTTGTGTATTCAGGCTGGTGCCCAAATACAAGGTCAGTTAAACCATCGTGCGGAGCAATCAAACGTCACGCCTCTGGATAAAGCCAGCGAAGGCTGA
- a CDS encoding DUF642 domain-containing protein, which yields MKLSVIALGLSAALISSFAANASDNLITNGSFEQSSTIKGSWSLLRTLPGWNRSSAKFEIQTNRLGLIQAQDGEQYLELDSTRNYSAYQNVATEAGKQYVVSFYYSPRVTNNADTNKATVYWDDQVIAELNGTQRGWQHYTITVTADSDESTLKFVGAGNSDSYGALLDNVSVTADCVTGLFGINNYGSVQNGFVYHFDLDAGQYSTVSGVTHTASNIASKDGVLYFMEQTNSSTKASTLWALDLDGNQQYSVAETKSWPLYRSAVTPDGISLRSTSKTYMYDFDMSSGEKTVLGKLSYSGDDFSHGDIAYSADGNVLYVLTGKALYTLDEGNMELTKIGEHGVNWASGLAITDNGELYVSGRENGSNAQIWQLNPNTAVATLVMEGPEHINDLTFVDNFCR from the coding sequence ATGAAATTATCAGTTATCGCACTTGGCCTGAGTGCCGCCCTAATCAGCAGCTTTGCTGCAAATGCCAGTGACAATCTAATCACTAACGGTTCTTTTGAGCAATCAAGTACCATCAAAGGCTCCTGGAGCCTGTTGAGAACGCTACCAGGCTGGAATCGCAGCTCTGCAAAATTTGAAATTCAGACCAATCGCCTTGGTCTTATTCAGGCTCAGGATGGTGAACAATACCTGGAGCTGGACTCCACCCGTAACTACAGTGCATATCAAAATGTTGCGACTGAAGCGGGCAAGCAGTATGTCGTGAGCTTCTACTACTCACCACGTGTTACCAATAATGCAGATACCAACAAAGCAACCGTGTACTGGGATGACCAGGTAATCGCAGAGCTAAACGGTACACAACGCGGCTGGCAACATTACACCATCACAGTGACAGCTGACAGCGATGAAAGTACGCTGAAGTTCGTGGGTGCAGGTAACTCAGATTCCTATGGCGCATTGCTGGACAATGTGTCTGTTACCGCAGATTGTGTAACTGGCCTGTTTGGCATCAATAACTACGGCTCTGTGCAAAACGGCTTCGTCTACCACTTTGATCTGGATGCAGGGCAGTACAGCACAGTATCGGGTGTCACACACACAGCCTCAAATATCGCCAGTAAAGATGGTGTACTGTACTTCATGGAGCAGACCAACAGCAGTACTAAAGCGTCTACTCTGTGGGCACTGGACCTGGACGGCAATCAGCAGTACAGCGTAGCAGAGACTAAATCATGGCCTTTGTATCGCTCAGCAGTCACCCCAGACGGTATCTCATTACGTAGCACCAGTAAGACGTATATGTACGACTTTGACATGAGCAGCGGCGAAAAAACCGTGTTGGGTAAATTGTCATACTCAGGTGACGATTTCAGCCATGGTGACATTGCTTACTCAGCAGACGGGAACGTGCTTTACGTCTTAACCGGCAAAGCGCTGTATACCCTAGACGAAGGCAACATGGAGTTGACTAAGATTGGTGAGCACGGCGTGAACTGGGCTTCTGGCCTGGCAATCACAGACAATGGCGAACTGTATGTATCTGGTCGTGAAAATGGCAGTAACGCACAGATCTGGCAGCTCAATCCAAACACTGCCGTTGCGACATTGGTGATGGAAGGTCCTGAGCACATCAATGACCTGACGTTTGTCGACAATTTCTGCCGATAA
- a CDS encoding Ig-like domain-containing protein yields the protein MPSLAYFTRTVAGLSALMTATSLYAAPVLNKSIFEFNAGLHIQEEFNIFADNTVFDPDYPVHELRLVLNEGKTYEQVSFYDKTYTPYGQAVAYNTLDRRWVKFKGKLLYFSGESDGTNKVEVIPFRVINPAGEVSEPGEIRISLDHAFDTNYDVYPADDTAQTVSDRAVAINVKANDPNVPYYFGVEIYSNPKHGRVSVNQDYTVTYTPSAGYIGQDAFRYRIKGNNLYEITSAVATVSVEVKEPNQPPVISGVPAKTVIVNGHYQFVPQVLDPENDPLSFSVKNLPGWARFNTQTGALSGTPAGADIGVYSNIEISVSDGHNVSVLAPFSIQVNPNVALLNWSPQEVQVGEQAKLIWDTQVVSRCELHFAAGAHIETDMQGAITATAVLAADTLDTRWHCFNHSGRFLGEFSAQLAVTRLPAPVLRSTR from the coding sequence ATGCCAAGTTTGGCTTATTTTACACGTACAGTGGCGGGTTTAAGCGCTTTAATGACTGCGACTTCGTTGTATGCGGCACCGGTATTAAACAAAAGTATTTTTGAATTTAACGCCGGTTTACACATACAGGAAGAGTTTAATATCTTCGCGGATAACACCGTTTTTGATCCCGATTATCCGGTGCATGAACTTCGGCTCGTGCTCAATGAAGGCAAAACCTATGAGCAGGTCAGTTTTTACGACAAAACTTATACACCTTACGGTCAGGCAGTTGCATACAATACGCTGGACAGGCGCTGGGTTAAGTTTAAAGGAAAACTGTTGTACTTCTCCGGCGAGTCGGATGGTACCAATAAGGTTGAGGTTATCCCATTTCGGGTAATTAACCCGGCGGGGGAGGTATCAGAGCCAGGAGAGATCCGGATCAGCCTGGATCACGCCTTTGATACGAATTACGATGTGTATCCCGCTGACGATACGGCGCAAACCGTCTCGGATCGGGCTGTTGCGATTAACGTCAAAGCCAATGACCCAAATGTGCCCTATTACTTTGGGGTAGAAATTTACAGTAACCCAAAGCATGGCCGCGTAAGTGTTAATCAGGACTATACGGTGACCTATACGCCCAGCGCTGGATATATTGGCCAGGATGCGTTTCGGTATCGCATTAAGGGCAATAATCTGTATGAGATCACCAGTGCAGTGGCCACGGTTTCTGTAGAGGTTAAAGAGCCTAATCAGCCCCCTGTTATATCAGGCGTGCCTGCCAAGACAGTCATTGTGAATGGCCATTATCAGTTTGTGCCGCAAGTGCTTGATCCTGAGAACGACCCGCTGAGCTTTTCGGTAAAAAATCTGCCAGGCTGGGCACGATTTAATACTCAGACGGGGGCACTCAGCGGGACGCCGGCGGGAGCAGATATAGGTGTGTATAGCAACATCGAAATATCAGTCAGCGACGGGCATAATGTGAGTGTGCTGGCGCCGTTTTCAATTCAGGTGAACCCGAATGTTGCGTTGTTAAACTGGTCTCCTCAAGAGGTTCAGGTAGGGGAGCAGGCGAAACTCATCTGGGATACGCAAGTCGTGTCCAGATGCGAACTGCACTTTGCAGCTGGTGCGCATATTGAAACAGATATGCAGGGTGCGATTACAGCAACCGCGGTACTTGCAGCCGATACACTGGATACGCGTTGGCATTGTTTTAACCACAGCGGGCGATTTTTGGGCGAGTTTAGTGCGCAACTTGCAGTGACAAGACTCCCCGCACCTGTATTGCGCTCCACACGCTGA
- the hppD gene encoding 4-hydroxyphenylpyruvate dioxygenase, translating to MSEVTNPLGLVGIEFTEYATPDADYMEKIFADFGFSKLKKFKDKDILYYNQHDIHFLLNKERGGFSAEFAKSHGPAICSMGWRVEDAQKAFEIAVERGAKPATDSTHKDLPYPAIYGIGDSLIYFIDVFGDKGSIFEQDFVELEEQVIVEDKGFLRIDHLTNNVYKGTMETWANFYKDVFGFTEVRYFDIKGQKTALLSYALKSPCGTFSIPINEGKDDNNNQIDEYLDEYNGPGVQHLAFLTNDLVASLDKLDQTNIATLDIVDHYYDTIFDRVPWVKEDRDKIKEHQILVDSQSEDCYLLQIFTKNLFGPIFIEMIQRVDDGGFGEGNFQALFESIERDQERRGVI from the coding sequence ATGAGTGAAGTAACAAATCCTCTAGGCCTAGTAGGCATTGAGTTTACCGAGTACGCAACACCAGATGCGGACTACATGGAAAAGATTTTTGCCGACTTTGGTTTTTCTAAACTGAAAAAGTTCAAAGACAAAGACATCCTATACTACAACCAGCATGACATTCACTTCCTGCTGAACAAAGAGCGCGGCGGTTTCTCTGCTGAGTTCGCTAAGAGCCACGGCCCGGCAATCTGTTCAATGGGCTGGCGTGTAGAAGACGCGCAAAAAGCGTTTGAAATCGCGGTAGAGCGTGGTGCAAAACCAGCGACTGACTCAACACACAAAGATCTGCCTTACCCTGCTATTTACGGCATTGGTGACAGCCTGATCTACTTCATCGATGTATTCGGTGACAAAGGCTCTATCTTTGAGCAAGACTTCGTTGAGCTGGAAGAGCAAGTTATCGTTGAAGACAAAGGCTTCCTGCGCATCGACCACCTGACTAACAACGTATACAAAGGCACCATGGAAACATGGGCAAACTTCTACAAAGACGTATTCGGCTTTACTGAAGTTCGTTACTTCGACATCAAAGGTCAGAAGACTGCTCTGTTGTCATACGCACTGAAGTCTCCATGTGGCACCTTCTCTATTCCAATTAACGAAGGTAAAGACGACAACAACAACCAGATCGACGAGTACCTGGACGAGTACAATGGCCCGGGCGTACAGCACTTGGCATTCCTGACCAACGACCTGGTTGCGTCACTGGACAAACTTGACCAGACTAACATTGCAACATTAGACATTGTTGATCACTACTACGACACTATCTTTGACCGTGTACCTTGGGTTAAAGAAGACCGTGACAAGATCAAAGAGCACCAGATCCTGGTAGACAGCCAGAGTGAAGATTGCTACCTGCTACAGATCTTCACTAAGAACCTGTTCGGCCCTATCTTTATCGAAATGATCCAGCGTGTTGACGACGGTGGTTTCGGTGAAGGTAACTTCCAGGCACTGTTCGAGTCTATCGAGCGTGACCAGGAACGCCGCGGCGTGATCTAA
- a CDS encoding Ig-like domain-containing protein gives MKLKSYGFPALSACAILLASTANAAPRLDKAIFEYNAGLRIQEEFNLFADGNISDPDYPNSALRIQLNTAKSYEQVGFYDKVNSIYGQAVAYNTLDRRWLKLKGKLLYFSGESDGSRKVDVIQFRVINPANEASPWAEVRVSLDNAFDINYDVYPSDDSAQTQRDQPVEIFVKANDADVPYYFGVEIFSRPQHGSVSVNNDYSVTYTPDAGYIGPDSFQYRIKGNNLYDITSAAATVSVQVAQ, from the coding sequence ATGAAATTAAAATCTTACGGGTTCCCCGCGCTTAGTGCATGTGCAATATTACTGGCGTCTACCGCCAATGCAGCGCCCCGACTTGATAAAGCCATTTTTGAATATAATGCGGGTTTGCGTATCCAGGAAGAGTTCAATCTGTTTGCAGATGGCAATATCTCTGACCCGGATTACCCAAATAGCGCGCTGAGAATTCAACTCAATACTGCAAAATCTTATGAACAGGTTGGTTTTTACGACAAGGTAAACTCCATATATGGTCAGGCTGTTGCCTACAACACCCTGGACAGGCGCTGGCTAAAATTGAAAGGTAAACTGTTGTACTTTTCAGGTGAGTCGGATGGTAGCCGCAAAGTTGATGTGATCCAATTTCGGGTGATCAACCCTGCTAACGAGGCCTCTCCCTGGGCAGAGGTAAGAGTGAGCCTGGATAATGCCTTCGACATCAATTACGACGTCTATCCAAGCGATGATAGCGCGCAAACACAGCGCGATCAGCCTGTCGAGATATTTGTAAAAGCCAACGATGCAGACGTGCCTTATTACTTTGGTGTTGAGATATTTAGTCGCCCGCAACATGGCTCAGTATCCGTTAACAACGACTATTCAGTTACTTACACCCCGGATGCGGGATATATAGGTCCGGATTCATTCCAGTACCGCATTAAGGGTAACAATCTATATGACATTACCAGCGCTGCTGCGACTGTGTCTGTGCAAGTCGCGCAGTAG
- the fahA gene encoding fumarylacetoacetase, with product MSFINETHDINLKSWVASANQAGTDFPIQNLPFASFRRKDSAEEFRGGVAIGDQVLDLAVVAGAGIFSGEAQDAAEAANAPKLNEFMGMGQNYWSALRLALSRALREGSEHQGALEAALVAQSDVEYALPCHIGDYTDFYTSIYHATAVGSLFRPDNPLLPNYKWVPIGYHGRASSIDVSGQNFPRPKGQTKAPDADTPSFGPCKRLDYELELGIYLGKGNELGDSISIEDAESHVFGFCLFNDWSARDLQAWEYQPLGPFLAKNFASTVSPWIVTTEALAPYRTNWHRDEQDPQPLDYLESAHNREAGAFDIQMDVLLETAKMREANAAPSKLSESSFKHSYWTVAQMVTHHTVNGCNFLPGDMLGSGTQSGPEHEEAGSLLELSRGGKETITLDNGEERKFLEDGDKVIMRGWCEANGFARIGFGSVEGTILPAK from the coding sequence ATGTCTTTTATCAACGAAACGCACGACATTAATCTTAAAAGCTGGGTTGCCAGCGCAAACCAGGCCGGTACCGACTTCCCAATTCAAAACCTGCCATTTGCTTCATTCCGCCGCAAAGACAGCGCGGAAGAGTTCCGTGGCGGTGTTGCCATTGGTGATCAGGTACTGGACCTGGCTGTGGTTGCTGGTGCAGGAATTTTCAGTGGCGAAGCACAGGATGCCGCTGAAGCAGCCAATGCACCTAAACTGAATGAGTTTATGGGTATGGGTCAGAACTACTGGTCTGCACTGCGCTTAGCACTGTCTCGTGCTCTTCGTGAAGGCTCAGAGCACCAGGGCGCACTAGAAGCGGCGTTGGTTGCACAGTCTGACGTTGAATATGCGCTGCCTTGTCACATTGGCGATTACACTGATTTCTATACCTCAATCTACCACGCTACTGCGGTAGGTAGCTTGTTCCGCCCGGACAACCCTTTGCTGCCTAACTACAAGTGGGTACCAATTGGTTACCACGGCCGTGCTTCTTCAATTGACGTGTCTGGTCAGAACTTCCCTCGCCCTAAAGGTCAGACGAAAGCACCTGATGCAGATACACCGTCATTTGGTCCTTGTAAGCGTCTGGACTACGAACTGGAACTGGGTATCTATCTTGGTAAAGGCAATGAACTGGGTGACTCTATTTCGATTGAAGATGCTGAAAGCCATGTATTTGGTTTCTGCCTGTTCAATGACTGGTCAGCCCGTGATCTTCAGGCTTGGGAATATCAACCATTAGGTCCATTCCTGGCGAAAAACTTTGCATCAACTGTGTCACCCTGGATTGTTACTACAGAAGCCCTGGCGCCGTATCGCACCAACTGGCACCGTGATGAGCAAGATCCTCAGCCTCTGGACTATCTGGAGTCTGCACACAACCGTGAAGCTGGTGCGTTTGATATCCAGATGGACGTACTACTTGAAACAGCGAAAATGCGCGAAGCCAATGCTGCGCCTAGCAAGCTGTCAGAATCAAGCTTTAAGCACAGCTACTGGACAGTGGCACAAATGGTCACTCACCACACCGTAAACGGCTGTAACTTCCTGCCAGGCGACATGCTGGGCTCAGGTACACAGTCTGGTCCGGAGCACGAAGAAGCGGGCTCACTGTTAGAGCTATCGCGTGGCGGCAAAGAGACCATCACCCTGGACAATGGCGAAGAGCGTAAGTTCCTGGAAGATGGCGACAAGGTCATTATGCGCGGCTGGTGTGAAGCCAATGGCTTTGCACGTATCGGTTTCGGTTCAGTCGAAGGCACTATCCTGCCAGCGAAGTAA
- a CDS encoding M23 family metallopeptidase gives MFRYIKRLITSLFQPKQLMLRQNGQVSLMVVPGWLQFIALVLVCCALSWLVISTSAFFKQQDTVNALQSELRTKAQSWEQEKQQLTAKLAQQHTQLATLNEQHTVLSEIVSALPTSITEQSDAPAALPDDAPQTDAQPAVSDLSDSHEFETQSADLNDAQAALLTTLQAVISARHNQLMAGFNEAGLTLSTESNSAQGGPYHQVDATLLNDSYTQLIDDSVQLNQLENLLHSTPKMMPVAHDKYYISSAFGFRKDPITGRRAYHKGVDMAGWHKTQIIAPADGVVSKAGKNGGYGKFIEIQHANGIVTRYGHLHTIKVKKGQAVKQSEVIALMGSTGRSTSTHLHYEVLQDKKHINPVKLARVLKRVQ, from the coding sequence ATGTTTCGCTATATCAAACGTCTGATCACATCACTATTTCAACCTAAGCAACTAATGCTGCGCCAGAACGGCCAGGTTAGTCTGATGGTTGTGCCCGGCTGGTTGCAATTTATCGCACTAGTGCTGGTTTGTTGTGCTCTTAGCTGGTTAGTTATCAGTACATCAGCGTTTTTTAAGCAACAAGACACAGTCAATGCCTTACAGTCTGAACTTCGGACCAAAGCGCAAAGTTGGGAACAGGAAAAACAGCAGCTAACTGCAAAACTGGCACAGCAGCACACTCAGCTCGCGACTTTAAACGAGCAACACACAGTGCTCAGTGAAATTGTCAGTGCACTGCCAACTTCTATCACCGAACAATCAGACGCTCCCGCTGCTTTACCAGACGATGCACCGCAGACGGATGCACAACCTGCGGTCAGTGACCTCAGTGACAGTCATGAATTTGAAACCCAAAGCGCGGATTTGAATGATGCACAGGCTGCATTGCTCACAACCTTACAGGCCGTTATTTCGGCGCGCCACAACCAGTTGATGGCCGGGTTTAATGAAGCAGGTCTGACACTGTCAACCGAAAGCAACTCCGCCCAGGGTGGTCCATATCATCAGGTCGATGCAACGTTGCTAAATGACAGCTATACCCAGCTTATCGATGACTCAGTGCAGCTCAATCAGCTGGAGAATTTATTACATTCCACTCCAAAAATGATGCCCGTCGCGCACGACAAGTATTATATTTCCAGCGCCTTTGGTTTTCGTAAAGACCCCATCACAGGCCGCCGCGCCTATCACAAAGGGGTTGATATGGCAGGCTGGCACAAAACCCAGATCATTGCCCCGGCTGATGGTGTGGTCAGTAAAGCTGGTAAAAATGGGGGTTATGGCAAGTTTATAGAGATTCAACATGCCAATGGCATAGTAACTCGCTATGGCCATTTACATACCATCAAAGTGAAAAAAGGTCAGGCAGTTAAACAGTCAGAGGTAATCGCCCTGATGGGTAGCACAGGTCGTAGTACCAGTACACACTTGCATTATGAGGTGTTACAGGATAAAAAGCATATAAACCCTGTAAAACTGGCAAGAGTGCTCAAACGTGTTCAATAA
- a CDS encoding hotdog fold domain-containing protein produces MATPLLKTYKKFKWLPFGNWLFSKAVCKRAPYFGTIKPKITHLSEGRITAQMPNRKAVHNHIGTVHAIAQCNLAELCAGVVTDASIPYKTHRWIPKGMTVQYLKKAETDLRAEATISLPRQWQDKEELVVPVEVFNRDGVKVFHADVTMYISAKK; encoded by the coding sequence ATGGCAACACCTTTATTAAAAACCTACAAGAAGTTTAAATGGTTGCCCTTTGGCAACTGGCTATTCAGCAAGGCGGTCTGTAAACGAGCGCCTTATTTTGGCACCATCAAACCTAAGATCACTCACCTTAGTGAAGGGCGGATTACGGCGCAGATGCCCAACCGCAAGGCGGTCCATAATCACATTGGGACAGTGCATGCAATTGCACAGTGTAACCTTGCAGAGTTATGCGCTGGCGTGGTGACTGATGCCAGCATTCCTTACAAAACACATCGCTGGATCCCAAAAGGGATGACCGTACAGTATCTGAAAAAAGCGGAAACGGACTTAAGAGCTGAAGCGACGATTTCGCTGCCACGTCAATGGCAAGATAAAGAGGAGTTAGTCGTCCCGGTAGAGGTGTTTAACCGTGACGGAGTTAAGGTATTTCATGCCGATGTCACTATGTATATTTCGGCGAAAAAGTGA
- a CDS encoding peptide MFS transporter, with the protein MSSNTQAPTILGHPKGLWMLFSAEFWERFCYYGMRAVLAPYVAIAFFDHLTAEEAAKQASLTYGGYTSMVYMTAILGGYVADRLIGYQRSIILGGIMMAVGMFMLMAPDLTTFLFGLAFIVMGNGLFKPNISTIVGKLYEPGDPRRDSGFTIFYMGINLGGALAPIICATIIGAIWGYQYGFLAAGIGMIFGVMVFQLQKSWLGGVGKAENAKASWSRFAVVAASAVLLVVPAFYLLSNSALLGYLLAFLMLGLIAYFLYSGFQSGDKKQLHRYIAMLLLFLANTVFWALFEQAGSSLNFFAKDHVNLDIGFTTIHFTLFQSANSIFIILFAPVLAALWLKLDQREANPSIPRKFAFGLLGAALGFYVLVFAIQFMQDASGKVPAYMLALCYLIHTLGELCLSPIGLSMVTKLAKPKEVGLAMGGWFLSIAMAQYLAGVIASIATSGGGESGHAVGSIAQYSDVFMQLVWLGVGGAVIYFLAAPAITRLMHGVR; encoded by the coding sequence ATGAGTTCAAATACACAGGCTCCGACCATTTTAGGGCATCCTAAAGGGTTGTGGATGCTGTTCTCGGCAGAATTCTGGGAACGATTTTGTTATTATGGCATGCGTGCCGTTCTTGCCCCTTATGTTGCTATCGCCTTTTTCGACCACCTCACTGCTGAAGAAGCGGCTAAACAAGCTAGCTTAACCTATGGTGGTTACACTTCGATGGTATACATGACCGCAATTTTGGGGGGATATGTCGCTGACCGACTGATCGGCTACCAAAGATCAATCATTCTCGGTGGTATTATGATGGCCGTCGGTATGTTTATGCTGATGGCACCGGATCTCACGACCTTCTTGTTTGGCCTTGCATTTATCGTAATGGGTAATGGCCTGTTTAAACCGAACATTTCCACTATTGTAGGCAAGCTTTACGAACCAGGTGACCCGCGCCGGGATTCAGGCTTTACCATTTTCTACATGGGCATCAACTTAGGTGGTGCACTCGCGCCTATTATCTGTGCCACCATCATCGGGGCCATCTGGGGCTATCAGTACGGCTTCCTCGCAGCTGGCATAGGTATGATTTTCGGTGTAATGGTTTTCCAGCTGCAAAAATCCTGGTTAGGCGGTGTTGGCAAGGCTGAAAATGCAAAAGCCAGTTGGTCACGCTTTGCGGTTGTTGCAGCAAGTGCTGTATTACTGGTTGTACCGGCTTTCTATCTACTCAGTAACAGTGCATTACTTGGATACCTGCTTGCCTTTTTAATGTTAGGATTAATCGCTTACTTCTTATATAGTGGCTTCCAGTCCGGCGATAAAAAACAACTACACAGATACATTGCCATGTTGCTGCTCTTTTTGGCCAACACCGTTTTCTGGGCGTTATTTGAGCAAGCTGGCTCTTCATTAAATTTCTTTGCCAAAGATCATGTCAATCTGGATATTGGCTTTACGACAATTCACTTCACGCTGTTTCAGTCAGCTAACTCTATATTCATTATTTTGTTTGCGCCTGTTTTAGCTGCACTGTGGCTTAAACTGGATCAGCGAGAAGCAAATCCATCTATTCCTCGCAAGTTTGCTTTCGGCCTGCTAGGTGCGGCTCTGGGCTTCTACGTATTGGTATTTGCGATTCAGTTTATGCAAGACGCCAGTGGTAAGGTGCCAGCTTACATGCTCGCATTGTGTTATCTGATCCATACTTTAGGTGAGCTGTGTCTATCTCCGATTGGTCTATCTATGGTAACTAAATTAGCCAAACCAAAAGAAGTTGGCCTTGCAATGGGCGGCTGGTTCTTGTCTATCGCTATGGCACAATACCTAGCAGGTGTCATTGCATCTATCGCTACCAGTGGTGGAGGTGAGTCCGGTCATGCTGTTGGCTCAATCGCACAGTATTCTGATGTATTTATGCAGCTAGTCTGGTTAGGTGTTGGTGGTGCCGTCATTTACTTCCTGGCAGCACCAGCGATTACACGCCTGATGCACGGCGTACGCTAG